The following proteins come from a genomic window of Candidatus Bathyarchaeia archaeon:
- a CDS encoding GNAT family N-acetyltransferase encodes MVTVNLEKIFNPKSVALIGASDEEGSVGFTLTKNLTEGGYEGKVYLVNIKKPQILGFKAYQNVKEVPGDVDLAVIATPAKTVPAVVEQCGEKHIPGVIIISAGFKEVGPEGKALEDQILEVKRKYGFLRIIGPNCLGVIRPGIHLNATFIGKTPRPGRIALISQSGAMGSAILDWAVREGVGFSNFVSVGSMIDVDFGDLIDYFGTDPQTRSILMYVEGVTNARKFMSAARHFARTKPIIVVKAGKFAESAKAAASHTGSLTGEDSVYEAAFKRAGIVRVEEINDLFNCAEALGKQPLPNGPNLAIITNAGGPGIMATDALISSGGSLAKLSPKTMEKLNEALPYFWSKGNPIDILGDAKADRYALALNACLEDENVNGTLIIYTPQGVTDPVEIAETIVNIVRTKKTSKPILTSFMGYEDVEEANRILSRNNLPTYFTPEQAVTTYMYMYQYKRNLELLYETPEELPVDAAPPKRPLLVMMRNAAKENREILTEMEAKQLLEYYGIPTVKTLLAENVDEAVAIASQIGYPVVLKVLSPDITHKTDAGGVVLNITSEEEVRKAFNEIMRRAKEYKPEAKLTGVTVQPMIKKLGYEVILGSKKDPLFGPIILFGMGGVGVELYRDVAFGLPPLNQTLARRIMEETKVYQLLRGYRKHPPANIKLLEELMIRFSQMLLDFPQLKEVDINPLFIDEKEALALDARVVLDIEEVFKETKPHAHLVISPYPKKYETLWPLRDGRKVLLRPIKPEDEPLWLEMFRSFSPESIRYRFFEIIKDTPHEVRVRYCNIDYDRELAIVAELTEKGERKIIGVARLVLEPDGKTGEIAFIVADPWQNLGLGSKLLDYMIEISTEKGVETIYGIMLRENYQAIRLMKKMGFTLQYQGDMVKATLNLKEPA; translated from the coding sequence ATGGTTACCGTGAACCTTGAGAAGATTTTTAACCCTAAAAGCGTCGCGCTGATAGGGGCGAGCGATGAAGAAGGATCTGTAGGTTTTACGTTGACGAAAAACCTTACAGAGGGAGGATATGAAGGCAAGGTTTATCTGGTGAACATTAAGAAGCCTCAAATCCTAGGGTTTAAAGCCTACCAAAACGTGAAAGAAGTGCCTGGAGACGTAGACCTCGCCGTGATCGCTACCCCTGCGAAAACCGTTCCAGCGGTAGTGGAGCAATGTGGAGAGAAACACATTCCAGGCGTCATCATCATATCGGCTGGATTCAAAGAGGTCGGACCTGAAGGTAAGGCTTTAGAGGACCAGATACTTGAAGTAAAAAGGAAGTATGGGTTTTTAAGGATAATAGGGCCTAATTGCTTAGGCGTTATACGTCCAGGCATTCATCTCAACGCCACTTTCATCGGTAAAACGCCGAGGCCAGGTAGAATAGCGCTTATTTCTCAAAGTGGTGCCATGGGGTCAGCGATCCTCGACTGGGCGGTTCGGGAGGGGGTAGGCTTCAGCAACTTTGTTTCAGTCGGCTCCATGATCGACGTGGACTTCGGAGATTTAATAGACTATTTTGGAACAGATCCACAGACTCGAAGCATATTAATGTACGTGGAAGGGGTCACCAATGCCAGAAAGTTCATGAGCGCGGCGAGACACTTCGCCCGAACCAAGCCAATTATTGTAGTGAAAGCCGGAAAGTTCGCTGAAAGCGCCAAGGCCGCGGCCTCTCACACAGGCTCCCTAACAGGAGAAGACTCAGTATACGAGGCAGCGTTTAAACGGGCTGGCATAGTCCGGGTTGAAGAAATCAACGACTTATTTAACTGCGCTGAAGCTTTGGGAAAACAGCCCCTTCCAAACGGGCCAAACCTCGCCATCATAACCAACGCGGGTGGACCTGGAATAATGGCCACGGACGCGCTCATATCCAGTGGAGGTAGCCTTGCAAAGCTGAGCCCGAAGACCATGGAAAAACTGAACGAAGCTCTACCTTATTTCTGGAGTAAGGGAAATCCCATCGACATACTTGGGGACGCGAAAGCTGACAGATACGCCCTCGCTTTAAACGCATGCCTAGAAGATGAAAACGTCAACGGCACGTTGATCATATATACGCCTCAGGGTGTAACAGACCCAGTTGAAATCGCGGAAACCATCGTGAATATCGTTCGAACCAAAAAAACCTCAAAGCCTATTCTCACATCCTTCATGGGATACGAAGACGTGGAGGAGGCGAATCGAATCCTAAGCCGTAACAACCTTCCCACCTACTTCACTCCGGAGCAAGCCGTTACAACCTACATGTACATGTACCAATACAAGCGAAATCTGGAGTTACTTTACGAAACACCCGAGGAGCTGCCGGTGGACGCTGCCCCACCCAAGCGCCCCCTCCTAGTTATGATGAGAAACGCTGCGAAGGAGAATCGGGAAATCCTCACCGAAATGGAGGCGAAGCAGCTTTTAGAATACTATGGAATTCCAACAGTTAAAACACTGTTAGCGGAAAACGTAGATGAAGCGGTAGCCATTGCGTCGCAGATCGGATACCCCGTAGTGTTAAAGGTTCTTTCTCCCGATATAACTCATAAAACCGATGCCGGGGGGGTTGTGTTAAACATCACCTCTGAGGAAGAGGTGAGAAAAGCCTTCAACGAAATCATGCGTCGAGCCAAAGAGTATAAACCCGAGGCCAAGCTTACAGGAGTTACCGTTCAACCCATGATTAAGAAACTTGGATATGAGGTGATCTTGGGATCCAAAAAGGATCCTCTGTTCGGCCCCATCATCCTCTTCGGCATGGGTGGAGTCGGTGTGGAGCTTTACCGTGACGTGGCTTTCGGGCTTCCACCGTTAAACCAAACCTTGGCTAGGAGAATAATGGAGGAGACAAAGGTCTACCAACTTTTGAGGGGCTACAGGAAACATCCTCCAGCGAACATAAAACTCCTGGAGGAGCTGATGATACGCTTCTCCCAAATGCTTTTGGACTTCCCCCAGCTGAAGGAAGTCGACATCAACCCCCTCTTCATCGACGAAAAAGAAGCGTTGGCGCTGGACGCCAGAGTCGTCCTCGACATAGAAGAAGTTTTCAAAGAAACTAAGCCACACGCACACTTGGTAATCAGCCCATACCCAAAGAAGTATGAGACGTTGTGGCCCCTCCGCGATGGTCGAAAAGTGTTGTTGAGGCCGATAAAGCCGGAGGACGAACCCCTATGGCTGGAGATGTTCCGAAGCTTTTCCCCCGAGTCCATACGATACAGGTTTTTCGAGATCATAAAGGACACGCCGCATGAAGTAAGGGTGAGATACTGCAACATCGACTATGACAGAGAGCTGGCCATCGTCGCGGAGCTAACTGAAAAAGGTGAAAGAAAGATCATCGGAGTGGCCAGGTTAGTCCTAGAGCCCGATGGGAAAACCGGCGAGATAGCGTTCATTGTCGCGGACCCCTGGCAGAACCTAGGACTAGGCTCGAA